A stretch of DNA from Acidimicrobiia bacterium:
TTCGTGGCGCTCCTCGACGCGGCACTGTGCTGGAAGCGCGAGCCCGCGCAAGTACCGAAGGTTCTCGACGGCTTGGGCGCGGCACTGCTGTTCGAGAAGCCGTCGGCGCGCACGCGCACGTCTACGGAGATGGCGGTGGTCGGGCTCGGCGGTCACCCGATCTACATCCGGCCCGACGAGGTGGGGCTCGGTGTACGCGAGCCCGTCGCCGACGTCGCCCGCACCCTTGCCGGCTACTGCGCGGTGATCGCGGCGCGCGTGTTCGACCACGAGACGCTCGAAGAGATGGCGCACGCGGTCGACGTGCCCGTGGTCAACTTGCTCTCGGACCGCGCCCATCCGTGTCAGGCCCTCGCCGACTTCCTCACGCTGCGCGAGCTTCTCGGCGACCTCGAAGGTCGACGGCTCGTGTTCGTGGGTGATGGCAACAACGTTGCTGCGTCGCTCGCGTTCGCGGCCGCGCTCTCGGGGGTGGAGCTCACGGTGGCCTCACCGCCGGGCTACGAGCTCGACGACGACACGGTCGAGCGCGCCCGCAATCTCGGTGGCGCGATCGAGCTCACCGCCGATCCCTTCGAAGCAGTGCGCGGCGCCGATGCCGTGTATACGGACGTGTGGACGTCGATGGGGCAGGAGGAGGAGTCCGCGATCCGGCGCGCCGCGTTCGAGGGCTACACGGTCGACGAAACGCTGATGGCTGTGGCGGGAGAGCAGGTGTGGTTCCTGCATTGCCTTCCTGCGCACCGCGGTGAAGAGGTGTCGGCCGAGGTGATCGACGGTCCGCGTTCCGCAGTGTGGCAGCAGGCCGCGAACCGGATGGACGCCGCCCGCGCGCTGCTGGCGGAGCTGTGCGCGAACGAAGAGGACACTCGATGACGCTCGGCCGGCCCCAGCGCCAGCACCGCATCGCGCGACTCCTCGAGGAGCAGGCGATCTCGAGCCAGGCCCAACTCGTGGAGCTGCTGGCTTCCGACGGCGTCGTGGCCACCCAGGCCACGGTGAGCCGCGACCTCGAGGATCTCGGCGCGGTCAAGGTGCGGATCCCGGGTGGCGCGATGGCGTACGCCATCCCCGAGCACGCCAAGGAGGGCAGCGCGCCCGACGACCACCTACGCCGCGTGATGGGCGAGTTCGTCGTGGAGGTCGCGTACAGCGCGAACCTCGTGATCTTGCGGACGCCGCCCGGCTCCGCGCACGTCGTGGCGTCGGCGATCGACCGCGCCGGTTTGCCCGGCGTGCTCGGTACCGTCGCCGGCGACGACACGATCCTGGTGGTGTGCTCGGAGCACACGGGTGGCACGCAGATGGCTGCCGAGCTCGGCGCGCTCGCCGGGTTGTAAAAGGAGCTGAATTGTCATGGCGAAGCGTGTGGTGCTCGCGTACTCGGGTGGTCTCGACACCTCCGTCGCAGTGAAATGGATCGCGGAGGAGTGGGGCTGCGAGGTGGTGGCCCTCTCGGTCGACGTCGGGCAAACCGCAGATGACGACCTGGACACGATCCGCGAGCGTGCGCTCGCCGCGGGCGCCGTCGACGCCGTGGTAGTCGACGCCAAGCGCGAGTTCGCCGACGACTACGTGGCGCCGGTCATCCGCGCCAACGCGCTGTACGAGGGCAAGTACCCGCTGGTCTCCGCACTGTCGCGGCCCGTGATCGCGCGGCACCTCGTACGCGCCGCGCGTGACTTCAACGCCGACGCCGTTGCCCACGGCTGCACGGGAAAGGGCAACGACCAGGTGCGCTTCGAGGTATCTGTGCGGGCGCTCGCGCCCGACCTCGACGTGCTGGCACCGGTGCGCGTCTGGGGCTTCACGCGCGCGGACTCGATCGACTACGCCGCCCGCCACCACATCCCGATCAAAGTGCGCAAGGACAGCCCGTTCTCGATCGACGAGAACCTGTGGGGTCGGGCCATCGAGTGCGGGGTGCTCGAAGACCCGTGGGCCGCACCACCCGTCGAGATCTACGCGCTCACCAACAACGCCGACGGGCACGCGCTCGACCCGTGGGAGCTGGTGGTGGGGTTCGAGCAAGGGATTCCCGTCGCCCTCGACGGCACGACGATGCCGCTCGACGAGCTCGTCCTC
This window harbors:
- the argR gene encoding arginine repressor → MTLGRPQRQHRIARLLEEQAISSQAQLVELLASDGVVATQATVSRDLEDLGAVKVRIPGGAMAYAIPEHAKEGSAPDDHLRRVMGEFVVEVAYSANLVILRTPPGSAHVVASAIDRAGLPGVLGTVAGDDTILVVCSEHTGGTQMAAELGALAGL
- the argF gene encoding ornithine carbamoyltransferase, whose product is MSSFLEIDDLTPAQFVALLDAALCWKREPAQVPKVLDGLGAALLFEKPSARTRTSTEMAVVGLGGHPIYIRPDEVGLGVREPVADVARTLAGYCAVIAARVFDHETLEEMAHAVDVPVVNLLSDRAHPCQALADFLTLRELLGDLEGRRLVFVGDGNNVAASLAFAAALSGVELTVASPPGYELDDDTVERARNLGGAIELTADPFEAVRGADAVYTDVWTSMGQEEESAIRRAAFEGYTVDETLMAVAGEQVWFLHCLPAHRGEEVSAEVIDGPRSAVWQQAANRMDAARALLAELCANEEDTR
- a CDS encoding argininosuccinate synthase, which gives rise to MAKRVVLAYSGGLDTSVAVKWIAEEWGCEVVALSVDVGQTADDDLDTIRERALAAGAVDAVVVDAKREFADDYVAPVIRANALYEGKYPLVSALSRPVIARHLVRAARDFNADAVAHGCTGKGNDQVRFEVSVRALAPDLDVLAPVRVWGFTRADSIDYAARHHIPIKVRKDSPFSIDENLWGRAIECGVLEDPWAAPPVEIYALTNNADGHALDPWELVVGFEQGIPVALDGTTMPLDELVLATTAKVGPYGWGRVDMVENRRVGIKSRENYECPGALALLLAHADLESITLERDLMREKARLEPRYAELVYDGLWFSPLREALDSFMASSQRHVTGEVRLRLEPGSCTVSGRRAVRGLYSHDLATYDASDTFRHQDAEGFVRLWGLSVETWAREQGGPEV